A window from Lampris incognitus isolate fLamInc1 chromosome 5, fLamInc1.hap2, whole genome shotgun sequence encodes these proteins:
- the grapb gene encoding GRB2 related adaptor protein b, with amino-acid sequence MEAVALFSFTGSGANEMSFQKGDVIKVMDMEDDPNWYTAEIEGRRGYVPENYISLLPHPWFAGRVSRQDAEHRLRWQPSGAFLVRESESAPGDFSVSVSYGDVVEHFRVLETVGRYCVWDESFCSLNRLVDFYRAHSIAVEREVYLRDLPSDVSPRLSGHGRNPYPNPYKGSPQHSLCVSCLVPQPSQQEREPSPRLLEPVLARPRLAHALCDYTPPLAAHLHFLRGDVIDLLDCSGSLTWRGRCRGRVGIFSPDYVQPLYH; translated from the exons ATGGAAGCAGTGGCACTTTTCTCCTTCACGGGATCAGGGGCAAATGAAATGAGTTTTCAGAAAGGGGATGTGATCAAG GTGATGGACATGGAGGATGATCCTAACTGGTACACAGCGGAGATTGAGGGGAGGCGCGGCTATGTGCCAGAGAACTATATTTCCCTCCTCCCTCACCC GTGGTTTGCAGGGCGGGTGTCAAGGCAGGATGCTGAGCATCGTCTGCGCTGGCAGCCGAGCGGAGCGTTTCTGGtcagggagagcgagagtgcTCCAGGGGACTTCTCTGTCTCCGTCAG CTATGGTGACGTGGTGGAACACTTTCGAGTTCTGGAGACGGTGGGCCGGTACTGCGTATGGGACGAGTCCTTCTGTTCTCTCAACCGACTGGTGGATTTCTACAGGGCTCACAGCATCGCCGTGGAGAGGGAAGTGTACCTGAGAGACCTGCCGTCCGATGTGTCTCCACGCCTGTCTGGCCACGGCCGCAAcccctatcccaacccttataaaggCAGCCCTCAGCATTCTCTCTGCGTCTCCTGCCTCGTCCCGCAGCCCTCTCAGCAGGAGAGGGAACCATCCCCGCGTCTGTTGGAACCCGTTTTGGCG CGGCCTCGTCTGGCACATGCCCTTTGTGACTACACCCCCCCTCTTGCTGCCCATCTGCACTTCCTGCGCGGTGATGTTATTGACCTGCTGGATTGCTCTGGTTCACTAACCTGGAGGGGGCGATGCCGTGGCAGAGTTGGAATCTTCTCACCAGACTACGTCCAACCACTTTACCACTGA